The stretch of DNA GGTATATTTTTCGGAAATATTTGTAGTTTTCAGCATCCAATAGCTCATATAGTAGAGCCAAATAAAGTACAGACAAACCTTATCCTTGCGAGAGGTCTGTGGAGATGACTCCTCCCTACTAGCCGCTGCCATAGTAGGGCAGTCAGACAAATAATCTTGTATGGATTGGAAAATATCGGTCAAAGTTGTAGCATTTTGAGACACAGATGATAACATCTTCTGTACTTCATCCTTTGTTATGGCAGCATTTTTAACAAAGATTCCTGGAGGGACATCGGGATACCTGCCTAGAAATGGTGATATACCGTGTAATAGGAACAATATATAACAGACTGCGAGTAAACATAAACAtgtttaaacacatttgcacaAAAAAGTCTATTTGGTCTATTTTCCCAAAAGTTGGCAAacacataaaatttaaattagcTGAAtagacaaaaatatatatattcttttaaacttctgcattTTTATGTCCGGCACttcatttcatatatatatatatatatatatatatatatatatatatatatatatatatatatatatatatatatacacatgtatatatatatgtatagttatatatatatagatatatatagttatatatatacagatatatatatatagctatatatatatagctatatatatacatatagttatatatatagctatatatatatatagatctgtGTTATTTTAACACTATTTCATATTCTGAGCCTGTTAAAACATAAATTCGTTACGATGACTCCGCAATATGTGGCTCATATTTCTGGTGTGCATCCTCTACTTATAATATATTCAAATTCATATCAGAAACATATGCAAAGGGAAAATACTAGATGCAATGCGATGAATAATCAACAACAACGGGTGAGGATATAAAAGCCTACTTACTTGTTATTTGAAACTTGATCAGTACTTCGGAGTCGGGAACTCTTGCATCAATTAAGAAAGCAAAGTCTCCAACATCTTTCATTATTTTGCAACGAGTGATCGACTTCAGTTGCTCAATTTCTTCAGCAGCTTTTGTTTGTGCTACAGCCATCCCTGCCATGACTTGCGCTGTAAATATCCGCAAATTTCATAAAATGTTATTTATAAATGTACATTACATGTGCTATGTGTGAAAATAATAGTGTAATTGCAATAGATGTAAGGCTAATGAAAATTATCGTTCATCTATAGTTGACATTTATTACAGTAGCATACAACTCCTAATTAGTGTAGCATAGAACAGAGCCCATGATTCACCTACCTTTTTTACTTCAACAACTGAATGCTTGAACAGACTTGCATATTTACTACCCAATATAGACAATTACTAttctaaaaaatttataaattttgtgtAATTGGACAAGCAGCATACATTTGTGTAAATTCTAGCGTTCGACTTCAAAGAAGCTTCTTAAAGAGCTTAGAGCTAAAATGTTTGTGTGTAGTTTTTACAGAAGTTATGAAGCTCAATCTGTCAAGTTTTATGAGACACATTTTCCGCTACAAACAATACTTGTAATATGAGTATTGCTGTATTATGAGTATTGCTACTTAATGTCTCTAGTCTTAATCTTAAGCGTCAGCTACTTCTCCACCGTTCAGACGTTTATCTAGTTAGCCTGCTAAACATAATaagactatatatatacatgtatatatatacatgtatatatatacatgtatatatatatatatatatatatatatatagatcagtATAGTATAGATATATCCCAAAATCATTGTTCACGAATTAACACAAAATTCAGTAAGTGACTGAGTACTGTGCCATGCCCACGGAACTTAGAAGTTTCGAAACAGCCTATTTGTTGCAACCGTGTTTGTTAGTGTAGGCCTATACAAATTCAATATATAAATTTCTACTTACCACTTACTTACAAACACTTACCTCTTTTTGTCAACTAAAACTATAAACACAGAGCTAGGTTTAACAATGTTGTTGCAAAGTGCGATATTGGTAGAGCAGTACAAACAGTGTAACAACGTTTTGATTTTATAGCTGAAGGCGTATCTACAGCATTGGCGAAATCTCCTAGTGGTGCAATTTACCGGAAATAGTAGATATCGATAACAGATAGGCATATCGGTTGCCTAAGGTTGACGCTCGTAAATGTTATcgttttgttaaaacatttatGCGTTCTCAAGCTAATAAAAAATCCCATTGAGCTCGCGGGTTAATGAAAACTAAGAGATGGATTTCGTTATATGGTGTGCGAAAATGTAGACGTCACGAATAGTCCAAGTAGCAATGCACCCTAGCTCGAAGGTTAGAATTACCGACACCGGGCTCGACAAGGCAACTATATTGGGAATTACGCCTGCGCTACACACAACTAGGTCCGGTTGTATAAGCTACAGTGTTTGTAATTGTACActgatatattttactgtatgtgTTATGAGTTATAATATTGTGCTTTCTAGATGCTAGCTTTCATGCTCAGTTTTTATTGTGTGTTTTGAATATCGTATAAGCACTACGCTTTACCCATTGACATTTAGCTATAATAAAATCCAGTGTCTTATCTGAGAGCATTCTGGTCAAATTATGTAGGCTTCTGAATTGTCTACTAGCTTGAGTGTTCCTCtcgttgaattaataatttaagaTTTTTGTTACGGGCAATCGAGTTAGCTTTAGTCACGTTCTATGTTTTAGCTGCTAGTATAATTTTATCTATTTGGCAGTATTTGCTGTTCACATAATACAAAATGTATACTGAAAAGTTTGTGCAGGCTGTTATTGAAGGATGGTGAAGTTGTACACTGCGTAGAACAGTGTTCAAGGCAGCTACAAACTATACACCGGGCCTAATACCATAGTTTTTGTTAACAAATAACTGCTCTTCTTGTTGTAACCTAAAATCCAGCTAATTCATTAAGAACAGGTTAATTATGAAAGCTTTTATCAGGGTCTCCTTGACATTAGGGCAATACATATTGCTTTTACAGGGAAGCTCagtggtttatagtccgaacctcgactggtttgaaactcgacgagtttgaatatcgacaacggttggtccaatctcgacagcagttttactattttaccatctactattttcataataaatgagcgatttatatgtaaaagatttatttgcgcaaaaatatcttgtgatccatttgatgcagcactccccagcttatgtaagccgaacaatattttgcccaacctaaatatagaacgaatgctaaaacaagtaacaatcataaatatggttgactgttaaGCTAGCAAAATTTGCTAgctaaacttcagtgagtagctttgattgttattttttgaagtgaggatagaactgcaaaaagacatttattatttgttgaagattaaattattgtaaaactgcatcagcctttgtcgatgttcggaccaacctttgtctagattcggaccaacctctgtcgagattgggacttgtctaggttcggacttgtcgatgttgggactgtttcccaGCTCAGTAAATAGAACTGGCTGAACACAGTCTTTGAACCTAAACATAGACTACTACTAAGCTACTAAACATATACGATCAAACTTCAAATTAGGTGTATCGTGAATGTCACAGTTTGTCTATGATGGTATCCTATTCCCGTTTACACTTGAACtcatttttaaccatttgcattgaaatttttatagctcaattttttttctgtagTACTTAGAAATGCTATTTTTGATAAGCTGACTGGATGAAGTGAAATATATTGGCAGGATTATTTCACTTAAATCATTTTTTTGAACTGTCGTCCTGTTTTTCTAGTTCACCACTGAATTTACCCAACCCACATAtgctgaaaaattaaaataaattgttcCATTTCTAGCTGTCAATAacagttgttgttttgttgacTGTATCTGTTACTTAGTCAAATTTGGCAACATTAAAGTTAGTTCCAAAGTCAATGCTTCCTCCCCATGTTGCATCTTCTATAAtcgttttaatttttatcatgACATACATACTTATAGCTAAACTACGGATGTTGTTCTGCCTTAGTATTTTGTCATTTGAGCTGTGGATGCATGTCAACTTCATCAGCTTTTGATGGTGTCATCCCGCTACGGGGTGATATTCTGTGTAGCTGCTTTTATAAGCTACTTTCTTATTTTGGTAAATTCAGAAAGGGTCCAGCTTTCTTTTTACCTATAGGGCCAATTTTTCAGCACATTTGTCGTGCTTACCCGTTTTGGGTCCTCTGAGAGCGATCTACACATAATAATTATTCTCTTGCTTTTAATACTGAAAATTCATTatctttttatctaaaaaattgttttgataaTGATTGGTGCCTCATTTATACTCTCATCACATGTCcaacttttcaaaaatatcTGTTATGATACCTTTGGCCATATTTAATTCAAATCGATTTTTCAAATGGTATTTTGAATTTAAATTGCTAATCTTTAATTTTAACATCTTTAATCCAGATAGGTTTAGatatatatactttaattaTGAAATAGGTTAGTTTTGCATAAATACGTAATGTCCATGTAAAACTGGTTCTAGGCACCATTGTGTGCTATTTGGTTTATAATGAAAAGTTGAATATGGCATCTCAGTCAATTTATTGTGTGCATATAAAGGTGATATAATTCACATAACTCAGGTTTTCTCATATCTATTTggataatttaatattttttcaaacatttcggGAGTTTCGCTTCCTTAGCTAAACTTGCAAGCTCTTTCTAGGGGTACAAGCGGTGTCTGTCATTGGACTACAACTAATTAATTTGGGCCACTTGTGCATAGAGTAGGTTTTTCCCATCTATGGAACACAGAGGGTCGATACCAACGATTAACCGTGAACAACAAGTTTTGTAACtgcataaaaaaatatatatatatattgcatatatgttgcatatacatatatgcatgtatattacatatataactgtaatatatataatatatcatatataacatatataattgtatattacatatataacatgtaatatacatatatacatgtatattacataaaAGTTGTTACATGCATTGGGAATTGCTCCTGTTTTACATTCGTAGATGTGTTGGTAGAactgttaaaatgttggcaacaCTTTATCGAATAATGTAACATTTTACACAAGGGAGCAGCATGGCGTgtagataaatataaattatggAACCAGATAACGTGACAGGATGATGTGACAACCAGATACGAATCTAAACAAATAACACATATCCTCGATTTACAGCAGGTACCCTGATCAACCGGGATAGTTTCTCATGACGTATGATGTCATAAAGTTGAACTCTATTGGTCATTCTGCGAGAACGGAAGAATgtgagttttttatttattgctatcaataaagcactatatacatgtacatctatatattgTTGTCATTATAATCACCAAGCTCTTGTGCCTGCGGGTGTCAGTTAAACGGAAGTTAATAGCCTAGCTGACGATGATCTATAAGAGTTTGTTAATTTCATGGCTGTTGCATGTAGCCTATGTTTCATGGCTGTTGCATGTAGCCTGTGTTTCATGGCTGTTGCATGTAGCCTGTGTTTCATGGCTGTTGCATGTAGCCTGTGTTTCATGGCTGTTGCATGTAGCCTGtgtttttcagtttgttttagTTATGCAACTTATGGCATCACAACTACAAACCAAATGAGAACCTTtcataaaaccatgtttatgaAAAAAGTTGACATCATTTTTTGTATCgattatcaatattatattgATTATTGATATTAACAAATCAATTATTGTACATGGCACAATTCTTGGTGGACATGTGCCTTATCATGATTTTTCAATTCTGTGATGGTACTGTTTTAAAAGGTTCAAACAGTTTTAAATGCGTGCTTCACTGATTTTAACCCAGAAATAGTGCTCGCATATGAAGAGCAGCTGGCTCCCATGTGTAGGGAATTTTTTTGTGTGGTTTTTGCTGTGAGATTGTTATTGGACATAGAAACTCTCACAACTGATGGTTGCGAGTCGATTATTCCCTGCTAAGCCCTTTCCACTGGTAAAAAAAATTTGGCCCACCTTTTCCTAGACTTAACTCTTCTGGCTTCAAAAAGTTCTTCAAGGAAAGAAGCGATTGTCGTTCATGTGACTTCTGAAGTAAGACCTGTATACTAAGTAGTAAATTCTGTTGGTATCTTGTGATATACATTAGAGCACTAAGGAAAATTAAAGTCAAATTGTGATCAGCATCCTGACTTAGTGCACCAAGTTGACTACGCATGTATTGAAAAGGGACCGTGACCGAAAACGAGTttactttaacaagttttgttttgagtgATGTATTGTGAATCTTGGGAAGATCTATATAGTACAACTCTGAATTGTTGAAACGGTTGGGTGCGAATTAATAGGCTGCGGGCTACTCCGAACCCATTCGAAGCACAGAAACACAGTgatgttttcatagttgagaaCTGTTTGATCGAATCTTTGGTTGGCAGATAATCTTTCCATACTAAGGATAGATTGGCTTTCATTCAAGTTTCAGCTGAAATTCTACCTGTATCAAGATTTTATTAAGTATTTTTGCtggtttttagagctatatgTTACCTCGTGCAATAATGAGAAGGCGGGCTGTTGGCCTGTGCAACTGGTTAGTCACGCGTAGAGAAATTTTGTCTCTTGGATCTTGCATCGGAACACCTCGGCTCTACAAATTACCTTTATGCGAATCCGGCTCAGTTTCATGTTTTCATACATCTGTGAGCAGCACACAAAAAGATTACTATAAGATCCTCGGGGTTACCAAAGATGCTTCGAGTAAAGAAATAAGAGAAGCCTATGTGGAGGTGAGTTATTTTATACTCATTGGTTCTCCCTTTTTTCTATTCTTCGAGTATCTCATTTCTGTTTTTAAAGACAGTTTCATTATAACTTCGCTACAAGTTATATATTGTAAACTATTAATGACTGGGAGATGGTTAGCAGATTTATCAATATGTGgagatttattaatattttggttATTGGAAACggcatttaaaataataaaaaaaattttgagccTAATTTAATAATCTTTCGCGTATTTTATAAATACGAAGACGATTATTAGAAATTCTAATCTATAGACAACTATGTCTTATTTTATCACCTCTACATCTGCATTGTCAGTGGTTTACAGGTATATTGTTATGAATCTAGCTTGTCAAAAAGACGCACCCTGATCGACCTGGCACGTCTCATTCCTTCGCGCCAGGAGAGGATTTCATAGGCATACAGGAAGCATACGAAGTGCTCAATGACCCTAAGAGAAGGTCTGAATATGACCTTGTGCATGTGGGATACAAACAGCAACAGGCAACTAAAGATCGGTTAGTTTTGTGTTAAGCTTAATGCTTTGAAGCACCATCCAGGTTAACAGGTTTCGTACTGCATTTATGAAAGATGTTGCTGTTGTTGAGTTCCTCCCATCcattatatgcatgtatgtataaatttgGTATTTGGCAACATTATGATGTTTTTCGTTAAatgtcaaaagaaaaaaaatgaaaagatagaAATCAGGAATTGTTTTGTgtgttgaacaaaagtgttttaaaggTTGGCACTCTAATAATATTACGCAAGAGTCGTGATAGTGAATTTGAAGACTAGTGgcagaaagtttataaactgaaacaaaCAATAGTGGATTGAGTATGTTGGAGTCTCGAATTAGCAATATTCGTCAATATGGATTTGTCAAAATTTGCcattaatattgttaaaaatttaaatttgactgcaagttgtttacaaaaaatttatttgtacaattcttaataaacaaattattaaatatttagctGAAGTAATGATTTTCCATTttataaggagttgtcttttctttagGTTTGCTTCTTTTGATTAGGGAGAAAAGAATTCTATTGACTCTTTCATAGCAAAAGGTAAATAGTACAATGTGCATAGGTTTTTATATGTTTACTAATAAGGTTTTCGgtgcaatattttactaaaagggGTATTTAAGTTTGCACCATGTTACTGTTGTTCAAATATCTCAATGGTACATCACTGTGGCATTGTTTCATGCAACATTGTTCCATACTATTTAGCTCTGTTCTATTCAGCTCTGTTCTATTCTTCTATAGGTACCAGGCTAAAGTTAGAAATTGGGACAGAGATGTTAGCGACACTTTCAAACCACGGAGGTTTCACCCAGATTCATTGTAAGTATGGATAATGGCTCTAACCTTTTGTTTAGTTTATAGTCACTTTGCCAAGTTTGTAATCGTTTTGAAGCCAATAGTGATGCGCTATAAGACATACATATAATTTATTGGCGTGGCAACGAGTTTtctatagtggttatttctgttttgatttgaatttataattttttattttttcttatatTATTGATCAGAAGCAGCTATGGTGACAGTAATAGCTGCGCTATGTGCTTTTTTCTAGTATAAATTAATATGTAAGTGTGACTTACCTTCCCACATTTAACATATAGCTTTGAAATCACTGAATTAAAATAAGTAAATGTTAGTTGTACGAAATCCACAATTATAtgtcattttattattgttggaGTAGAAAGCAATGGTCATGTCTCTGTTTAAACAGCCAATCATATGTAGATGTTTGGTGAATGTTTGCTGTAGTTAATTGAAAGGTTATCATTGATTTCCTATTTTAGAGATACTGACGAGTCCTACAAGCGGACAGATACTGCTGTTGCAGGCTCTGGAGACTTTGCAACCGTTGCCTACATTGTTATTGCTCTGCTCATTTTATCTGCTCTCGGCTTTATGTTTTTCTGAGTCTATATTGTGAGATACACCATTGGTAAAGGCTGGTTCATACTGTATCACCGTATGTCGGTTTAATCCCAATACTTCGATGATCGTCGATAATAACAGTGTTCACACTATCACGGGCAAACACATGTGTTTACATCAGCTATTAGTTATCACATAGCATTCATGTTACATAATGCTGTTACATCAGCTATTAGTTTTCACATAGCATTCATGTTACATAATGCCACGGTGGAAaatatgaaatactagtcccgcagcaaatgtcatgaaagaaaatatagatcaagcCATCCACGGCAGTCATTCACCGCGGTGCACATTCTTACGGGCCATCCGTGATACTCGACAAACTATttggaaagtttgacagctgcaatcgTTCTCAACATATCCGCGTTGCCGCAGCAATGCCAACGGTTTATGTTGCGCATATGTGATGAATAATTACTGAGAGGACACCTCTGACAGACGgcgacatagtgtgaaccagccttgagTTTTCAGGCTATTTCACCAGTTTCTGTTGTGCTGTGTTACAGATTGTGGCACATTGGTTGGCTCACATTTTAGTAACTAATACTGGTTGCTAAACAATAGAAAACTGTATATTCCTGTGTTTTTACTGATAGTCTGACTGAGCTTTTGTTTTATAGCTCAGTTTCTCTTTTATTTTATGGAATAAAGTCAAAATATtgctgtatattatatacatcaaGTCTGTTGCATCTCAAGCTCTGACCACTTGCCTTTCATCACACCAAGAACCTAACATGTTTATATCATATCCGACAGCTCAGAATTTAGCTCTAAATCAAAGAACTAGATAATATTTCTTAAATTTTGGTCACTAAATAGCAAGTTGGTAAAAGTTCAAGCTACAAATCGGCTTATTACGGAAATGACAGTCGCTCAAATATGTTTGATGTTTATGTAATTTTGATGTACCAGAAGAAGTTGCCTGTCTATAGTGTATGTATGTCGGCTTTCTCATTCATATAATTTTCTAATATTGTACTATATTTCAATTTTGATAGGTGATGATTTCTCCAAGCCTTTGCAACAGACTTTTGAGAAACCAACCGTTTCTTCATATCACAGGTGGGTACGCTTGGGCTGTGCCTGTGTCAGGAGAGCACAACTGCTCAAATCGATTAATCTACACTTCAGCGCCTGAGTTTTGCCGGCACTTGCCCTTGAGGGACCACTATCGTGTCCTTGGCATTGCTCGAGATGCGTCACCCCGGGAGATTAGAAATGCTTATTTATCGGTAAGACGTATTCTAGATTTTTTAATTTCAGACATAAGCTATTAGACTATGTGCAAGCAGTTCACTTTAAATTTTGTGAAGTTCATTAAGGTGTGACGCAAACATTTCTCAAGGAAACCATGGTGTCTTTTTAGCTAGGTTTCTATGCTTCAAATGGGTTCGGCgttgcttccactccaaatcaTGAAAACAGTAATTGAAGCCATTCCGATTCGCTAATTCTGCCAAGATATGCTCTGAGAGTACTTTGACATTATAGAAATGCTCATTGGATGGTTACAAACCgaaaaaaggtaaaaaatttCAGCGCACAACCGCGAGGGCCTCTGCTATGAAAACGTTCTATTGCTACTCTACTGTTTCTATTTGACGTTTTGCCTCTACATTAACATTTACATGCCAAGGATGAGTTGCTCTCATATAAGGGTAACGGaataatttctttttacatCTGGTAATTTACTACGCATGAATGGAAATGCGACCATGACCCGAAAAGAGTTTACTTTAACAAGTTCTGTTTAGAGGGATACAGCGCAAATCTTAGATCTATTATATGCAGTACAACTCTGAATTGTTGAAACGGTAGGGTGCATCCCAACCCGGTTGAAGCATGGAATAACAGTGCTTAAGACAAAGCCTATTAGAGTTTATTGTGGTTTGTGAATTATAGTTATTGCGGAATACGTCACAAGGCTTCTTGTGGTTTTCACTCATAAttctttttttgatgtttgtctctaatgttttcaaaatttcaGTCATTGTCCAGTTTAGACTCCAAGTTGCAGTAATCACATTAGCAGTTTAGCCTGTGCCCGAGCTTAATGTGGAAATCCTCTTATCCATTACAGCgatgatctttactataataagaactctGTCTGTCTGTAGTACTGCCTGTGTGAGTCCACGACTGTAGTACTGCCTGTGTGAGTC from Watersipora subatra chromosome 2, tzWatSuba1.1, whole genome shotgun sequence encodes:
- the LOC137387306 gene encoding chaperone protein DnaJ-like isoform X1 codes for the protein MLPRAIMRRRAVGLCNWLVTRREILSLGSCIGTPRLYKLPLCESGSVSCFHTSVSSTQKDYYKILGVTKDASSKEIREAYVELVKKTHPDRPGTSHSFAPGEDFIGIQEAYEVLNDPKRRSEYDLVHVGYKQQQATKDRYQAKVRNWDRDVSDTFKPRRFHPDSLDTDESYKRTDTAVAGSGDFATVAYIVIALLILSALGFMFF